A stretch of Aeromicrobium tamlense DNA encodes these proteins:
- the glmS gene encoding glutamine--fructose-6-phosphate transaminase (isomerizing), producing MCGIVGYVGHRQALDVVMGGLRRLEYRGYDSTGVGVVDGERIAWAKKAGKLANLDAELEEHELPASTTGIGHTRWATHGGPTDANAHPHLAPDERVAVVHNGIIENFMELRSELEDEGYEFASETDTEVVVHLVHRELQQQDDLSEAVRAVCRRLEGAFTLVFSDALNPDVVVGARRNSPLVVGRGEGENFLGSDVAAFIDYTAQAIELGQDQVVTITKDAIEVTDFDGNTAPTTEYTVDWDVTAAEKGGYDWFMTKEIEEQPKAVADTLLGRMTTDGRLQLDEMRLSDDELREIDKIIIIACGTASYAGLVAKYAIEHWTRIPCEVELASEFRYRDPIIDRSTLVVAISQSGETMDTLMAIRYARQQRARVLSICNTNGSTIPRESDAVIYTHAGPEVAVASTKGFLSQVVACYLLGLYLAQVKGAKYGDEITHIIDELHEIPAKVQRMLDEAEQVKKLAAELVDRRSFLFLGRHVGFPVALEGALKLKELAYVHAEGFAAGELKHGPIALVEQGLPMFVVVPPRARDQLQEKIVSNIQEVRARGAYTIVLVEDGDDTVVPFSDVVIRLPKVPTLLQPLVATVPLQIFACELAELLGHDVDQPRNLAKSVTVE from the coding sequence ATGTGTGGAATCGTCGGATACGTGGGCCATCGCCAGGCGCTGGACGTCGTCATGGGTGGACTGCGACGCCTGGAATACCGCGGCTACGACTCCACCGGAGTGGGGGTCGTCGACGGTGAGCGGATCGCCTGGGCCAAGAAGGCCGGCAAGCTCGCCAACCTCGACGCCGAGCTCGAAGAGCACGAGCTCCCCGCCTCCACCACGGGCATCGGCCACACCCGCTGGGCCACCCACGGTGGACCCACCGACGCCAACGCGCACCCGCACCTCGCGCCCGACGAGCGTGTCGCGGTCGTGCACAACGGCATCATCGAGAACTTCATGGAGCTGCGCTCCGAGCTCGAGGACGAGGGCTACGAGTTCGCCTCCGAGACGGACACCGAGGTCGTCGTCCACCTCGTGCACCGCGAGCTCCAGCAGCAGGACGACCTCTCCGAGGCCGTGCGCGCGGTCTGCCGCCGCCTCGAGGGCGCCTTCACGCTGGTCTTCTCCGACGCCCTGAACCCCGACGTGGTGGTCGGCGCCCGCCGCAACTCCCCGCTGGTCGTCGGCCGGGGCGAGGGCGAGAACTTCCTCGGCTCCGACGTGGCCGCCTTCATCGACTACACGGCGCAGGCCATCGAGCTGGGCCAGGACCAGGTCGTCACGATCACGAAGGACGCGATCGAGGTCACCGACTTCGACGGCAACACCGCCCCCACCACCGAGTACACCGTGGACTGGGACGTCACGGCCGCCGAGAAGGGTGGCTACGACTGGTTCATGACCAAGGAGATCGAGGAGCAGCCGAAGGCCGTGGCCGACACGCTCCTCGGCCGCATGACCACCGACGGTCGTCTCCAGCTCGACGAGATGCGCCTGTCGGACGACGAGCTGCGCGAGATCGACAAGATCATCATCATCGCGTGCGGCACGGCCTCCTACGCGGGCCTCGTGGCGAAGTACGCGATCGAGCACTGGACCCGCATCCCCTGCGAGGTCGAGCTGGCGTCGGAGTTCCGCTACCGCGACCCGATCATCGACCGCTCCACGCTCGTCGTCGCGATCAGCCAGTCCGGCGAGACGATGGACACCCTCATGGCCATCCGGTACGCGCGTCAGCAGCGCGCCCGCGTGCTGTCGATCTGCAACACCAACGGGTCCACGATCCCGCGCGAGTCCGACGCCGTGATCTACACGCACGCCGGCCCCGAGGTCGCCGTCGCGTCCACGAAGGGCTTCCTGTCGCAGGTCGTGGCCTGCTACCTCCTGGGCCTCTACCTCGCTCAGGTCAAGGGTGCGAAGTACGGCGACGAGATCACGCACATCATCGACGAGCTCCACGAGATCCCTGCGAAGGTGCAGCGGATGCTCGACGAGGCCGAGCAGGTCAAGAAGCTCGCGGCCGAGCTCGTCGACCGGCGCTCGTTCCTGTTCCTGGGTCGCCACGTCGGCTTCCCGGTCGCGCTCGAGGGCGCGCTCAAGCTCAAGGAGCTGGCCTACGTCCACGCCGAGGGCTTCGCCGCGGGCGAGCTCAAGCACGGCCCCATCGCGCTGGTCGAGCAGGGGCTGCCGATGTTCGTCGTCGTGCCGCCCCGGGCCCGCGACCAGCTGCAGGAGAAGATCGTCAGCAACATCCAGGAGGTCCGGGCGCGCGGCGCCTACACGATCGTCCTGGTCGAGGACGGCGACGACACCGTGGTGCCGTTCTCCGACGTGGTCATCCGGCTGCCGAAGGTGCCCACGCTGCTCCAGCCGCTCGTGGCCACCGTCCCGCTGCAGATCTTCGCGTGCGAGCTGGCCGAGCTGCTCGGCCACGACGTCGACCAGCCGCGCAACCTGGCCAAGTCCGTCACGGTCGAGTGA
- a CDS encoding NAD(P)H-hydrate epimerase, whose translation MLTAHTVAQVRAAEEVAAADAGWDELMRRAAAGLAQHVARAVPATETLVVLVGPGNNGGDALFAAAHLCREGRRVNLCLLDEAKAHPAGLAAAREAGAQMVDRPEGHRHVVDAIFGIGARPGLAGTAAAWAEWIERERPFVVAVDVPSGIGVDDGRLDGPAIRADLTVTFATAKHGLLLGPASALAGRVEVVDIGLDLAGEPALEALDAGDGARFRDAIVPGHDAHKYTRGVLGVRAGSPQYAGAAHLCVAGAQAGPAGMIRFVGAQDLARRVVDRAPEIVARRGRVQAWVVGSGGEDSPVPLASALRDEVPIVVDATALHHLPQSFEVDALLTPHAGELAAVLGVDREAVEADPLRHAREAAERYTATVLLKGPRTLVVAPDGRTRVNLSGTPWLGTAGAGDVLAGFIGSLLATGLDAFDAGSVGALLHGLAAERLRGPLVASDVARELGSVLHDFCEPRRPGDGEGERP comes from the coding sequence ATGCTGACCGCCCACACCGTCGCGCAGGTGCGCGCGGCGGAGGAGGTCGCCGCGGCCGACGCCGGGTGGGACGAGCTCATGCGGCGCGCCGCCGCAGGGCTCGCGCAGCACGTCGCGCGGGCCGTGCCCGCCACCGAGACGCTCGTCGTCCTCGTCGGGCCGGGCAACAACGGCGGCGACGCCCTGTTCGCGGCCGCCCACCTGTGCCGGGAGGGCCGGCGCGTGAACCTGTGCCTGCTCGACGAGGCCAAGGCTCACCCCGCCGGGCTCGCCGCCGCCCGCGAGGCCGGCGCGCAGATGGTCGACCGGCCCGAGGGCCACCGCCACGTCGTGGACGCGATCTTCGGCATCGGCGCGCGTCCCGGGCTCGCGGGCACGGCCGCCGCGTGGGCGGAGTGGATCGAGCGCGAGCGTCCCTTCGTCGTCGCGGTCGACGTGCCGTCCGGGATCGGCGTCGACGACGGCCGGCTCGACGGGCCCGCGATCCGCGCCGACCTCACCGTCACGTTCGCCACCGCCAAGCACGGCCTGCTGCTCGGTCCCGCGTCGGCGCTCGCCGGCCGGGTGGAGGTCGTGGACATCGGGCTCGACCTCGCGGGCGAGCCCGCGCTCGAGGCGCTCGACGCCGGCGACGGCGCGCGGTTCCGCGACGCGATCGTCCCCGGTCACGACGCCCACAAGTACACGCGCGGCGTGCTCGGCGTCAGGGCCGGCTCCCCGCAGTACGCCGGCGCCGCCCACCTCTGCGTCGCGGGCGCCCAGGCCGGACCCGCCGGGATGATCCGCTTCGTCGGCGCCCAGGACCTCGCCCGCCGGGTCGTCGACCGCGCGCCCGAGATCGTGGCGCGCCGCGGTCGCGTGCAGGCGTGGGTCGTGGGCTCGGGCGGCGAGGACTCGCCGGTCCCGCTCGCCTCGGCCCTGCGCGACGAGGTGCCGATCGTGGTCGACGCCACCGCCCTGCACCACCTGCCGCAGTCCTTCGAGGTCGACGCGCTGCTGACCCCGCACGCGGGCGAGCTCGCCGCGGTGCTCGGCGTCGACCGCGAGGCCGTGGAGGCCGATCCCCTCCGGCACGCCCGCGAGGCCGCTGAGCGGTACACGGCCACGGTGCTGCTCAAGGGGCCGCGCACGCTCGTCGTCGCGCCCGACGGCCGCACCCGCGTGAACCTCTCGGGAACGCCCTGGCTCGGCACGGCCGGTGCGGGCGACGTGTTGGCGGGGTTCATCGGCTCCTTGCTCGCGACGGGCCTCGACGCGTTCGACGCCGGCTCGGTCGGTGCGCTGCTGCACGGACTGGCGGCCGAGCGACTCCGCGGCCCCCTCGTCGCCTCCGACGTCGCCCGTGAGCTGGGGTCCGTCCTGCACGACTTCTGCGAGCCGCGTCGCCCCGGCGACGGGGAGGGTGAGCGCCCGTGA
- the alr gene encoding alanine racemase produces MTANAELVVDLDRYRANLAVLRSYAPDALQMAVVKANAYGHGMVPMARAARESVDWLGVATPAEALELRVAGDRGPLLCWLAVPGAPFAELVAAGVEVTASGVDQLEAIAAAGDRPRVQLKVDTGLSRNGAFGPQWDELVAAAARLQAAGSIEVTGIWSHFASADEPGHPANDQQEAVFRAAVDQLAAAGVEPGLRHLANSAAGLTRPSSHFDLVRWGIASYGIDPDPAVPAPGVTPVLTARTVLANVKRVPAGASVSYGWRWTADHETTLGLVPVGYGEGIHRTASNRAEVGFAGSRAPVRGTICMDQLVVDLGDRPARIGDPVTLFGSGDDGEPTAQDWADAAGTIAYEIVTRLAGRWSRTYRGER; encoded by the coding sequence GTGACCGCCAACGCCGAGCTCGTGGTCGACCTCGACCGGTACCGCGCCAACCTCGCGGTGCTGCGCTCTTACGCGCCCGACGCGCTCCAGATGGCCGTCGTGAAGGCGAACGCATACGGCCACGGGATGGTGCCGATGGCGCGCGCGGCGCGCGAGTCGGTCGACTGGCTCGGCGTCGCGACGCCCGCCGAGGCGCTCGAGCTCCGCGTCGCCGGCGACCGCGGCCCGCTGCTGTGCTGGCTCGCCGTACCGGGTGCGCCCTTCGCCGAGCTCGTCGCGGCCGGCGTGGAGGTCACGGCCTCCGGCGTCGACCAGCTCGAGGCGATCGCCGCCGCCGGCGACCGTCCGCGCGTGCAGCTGAAGGTCGACACGGGCCTCTCGCGCAACGGCGCCTTCGGTCCGCAGTGGGACGAGCTCGTCGCGGCCGCCGCGCGCCTCCAAGCCGCCGGGAGCATCGAGGTCACGGGCATCTGGTCGCACTTCGCGAGCGCCGACGAGCCCGGCCACCCGGCCAACGACCAGCAGGAGGCGGTGTTCCGCGCCGCGGTCGACCAGCTCGCCGCGGCGGGCGTCGAGCCGGGGCTGCGGCACCTGGCGAACTCCGCCGCGGGCCTGACCCGACCCTCCTCGCACTTCGACCTCGTCCGCTGGGGCATCGCGTCGTACGGCATCGACCCCGACCCGGCCGTCCCCGCGCCCGGCGTCACCCCGGTGCTCACCGCGCGCACCGTCCTGGCGAACGTGAAGCGGGTGCCCGCTGGCGCCTCGGTGTCCTACGGCTGGCGCTGGACCGCCGACCACGAGACCACGCTCGGCCTCGTCCCGGTGGGGTACGGCGAGGGCATCCACCGCACCGCCTCCAACCGCGCCGAGGTGGGGTTCGCCGGGAGCCGGGCGCCCGTCCGTGGCACGATCTGCATGGACCAGTTGGTCGTCGACCTGGGCGACCGACCCGCCCGGATCGGCGATCCGGTCACGCTGTTCGGGTCCGGCGACGACGGCGAGCCGACGGCGCAGGACTGGGCGGACGCGGCGGGCACGATCGCCTACGAGATCGTCACCCGACTCGCCGGACGCTGGTCCCGGACCTACCGAGGAGAGCGATGA
- a CDS encoding alpha/beta fold hydrolase, whose translation MTSVAGRVAATAGAFAAAGVAGAAATVLKNRKTEQRRLQRGEEVEFGSVRGDSYYVSAADDVPIHVEVDEGPGPTIVFLHGWMCDLDTWHFQRLALRGHARLVFMEHRSHGRSGRSGPRNSSLHDMADDVRRVLDAHAAEGPVVLVGHSMGGMALMQLAQLQPDLFDDRVRGVVLISTSAGKLMRRSPALRFVMPLAKAATPVLDWGREFNSFSIIRRWAFGPHAQPAVVDMADEMILRAPTTVVLNFYDNFVELDLGAGLETISRCRTSVVCGTKDVMTPFGHSRWLARHIAGAELVPVNDAGHMVMLEEHEQVTEAIERVLKDIA comes from the coding sequence ATGACATCGGTCGCAGGACGCGTCGCCGCCACCGCGGGCGCCTTCGCCGCAGCGGGAGTCGCCGGCGCCGCCGCCACGGTCCTGAAGAACCGCAAGACCGAGCAGCGGCGCCTCCAGCGCGGCGAGGAGGTCGAGTTCGGCTCGGTCCGCGGCGACTCGTACTACGTCTCGGCGGCCGACGACGTCCCGATCCACGTGGAGGTCGACGAGGGTCCCGGGCCCACGATCGTCTTCCTCCACGGCTGGATGTGCGACCTCGACACGTGGCACTTCCAGCGCCTCGCGCTGCGTGGCCACGCCCGCCTCGTCTTCATGGAGCACCGCTCGCACGGTCGCTCGGGCCGCAGCGGCCCCCGCAACTCCTCGCTGCACGACATGGCCGACGACGTCCGCCGCGTGCTGGACGCCCACGCGGCCGAGGGGCCCGTGGTGCTCGTCGGCCACTCGATGGGCGGCATGGCCCTCATGCAGCTCGCGCAGCTACAGCCCGACCTGTTCGACGACCGCGTCCGCGGCGTCGTCCTCATCAGCACCAGCGCCGGCAAGCTCATGCGCCGCAGCCCCGCCCTGCGCTTCGTGATGCCGCTGGCCAAGGCCGCCACCCCGGTGCTCGACTGGGGTCGGGAGTTCAACAGCTTCTCGATCATCCGCCGCTGGGCGTTCGGGCCGCACGCGCAGCCCGCCGTGGTCGACATGGCCGACGAGATGATCCTGCGCGCGCCCACCACCGTGGTGCTGAACTTCTACGACAACTTCGTCGAGCTCGACCTCGGCGCCGGGCTGGAGACGATCTCGCGCTGCCGGACCTCGGTCGTGTGCGGCACGAAGGACGTCATGACGCCGTTCGGTCACAGCCGCTGGCTCGCCCGGCACATCGCCGGGGCCGAGCTCGTCCCCGTCAACGACGCCGGCCACATGGTGATGCTGGAGGAGCACGAGCAGGTGACCGAGGCGATCGAGCGCGTCCTGAAGGACATCGCATGA
- the tsaE gene encoding tRNA (adenosine(37)-N6)-threonylcarbamoyltransferase complex ATPase subunit type 1 TsaE: protein MTSELDVALVGPDRAAEVLGVIHRAFAARPVLDPPATAGDETLESVAASLERDGGLLATRRGHPMGAILFDRSRPGRLGLLRVSVDPLGRDRGVASAMVGVAEDVAEEQGMDGIWLHVREELPANFRFWNHRLYLPVRQQGPTIEMAKTLWLAREVPDADAMRDLAARVATLLRAGDLLVLTGGLGAGKTTFTQGLGDALGVRGPVTSPTFVIARTHPSEVGGPPLVHVDAYRLGDAAEIDDIDLDATTEESVTVVEWGEGMAEQLSDSWLAITIETRGASPGDPLGTACGVPSDEMRVVTIRPHGPRWLEEPLRSVLLG from the coding sequence ATGACGTCGGAGCTCGACGTCGCGCTGGTCGGACCCGACCGCGCGGCCGAGGTCCTCGGGGTCATCCACCGCGCGTTCGCCGCGCGGCCCGTGCTCGACCCGCCGGCCACCGCCGGCGACGAGACGCTCGAGAGCGTCGCCGCCTCGCTCGAGCGCGACGGCGGTCTGCTGGCCACGCGCCGCGGCCATCCGATGGGCGCGATCCTGTTCGACCGGTCCCGTCCCGGGCGCCTCGGCCTGCTCCGCGTCAGCGTCGACCCGCTCGGCCGCGACCGCGGGGTCGCCTCCGCCATGGTCGGCGTCGCCGAGGACGTCGCGGAGGAGCAGGGCATGGACGGCATCTGGCTGCACGTGCGCGAGGAGCTGCCCGCGAACTTCCGCTTCTGGAACCACCGCCTCTACCTGCCGGTGCGCCAGCAGGGCCCCACGATCGAGATGGCCAAGACGCTGTGGCTCGCGCGCGAGGTGCCCGACGCCGACGCGATGCGCGACCTCGCCGCGCGCGTGGCCACGCTGCTGCGCGCGGGCGACCTGCTCGTGCTCACCGGCGGCCTCGGCGCCGGCAAGACCACCTTCACGCAGGGCCTGGGCGATGCGCTCGGCGTCCGCGGCCCCGTCACCTCGCCCACGTTCGTCATCGCGCGCACGCACCCCAGCGAGGTCGGCGGGCCGCCGCTCGTGCACGTCGACGCCTACCGGCTCGGCGACGCGGCCGAGATCGACGACATCGACCTCGACGCCACCACCGAGGAGTCGGTGACGGTCGTCGAGTGGGGCGAGGGGATGGCCGAGCAGCTCTCCGACAGCTGGCTCGCGATCACGATCGAGACGCGCGGCGCGAGCCCCGGCGACCCGCTCGGCACCGCGTGCGGCGTCCCGTCCGACGAGATGCGCGTCGTCACGATCCGCCCGCACGGCCCGCGGTGGCTCGAGGAGCCGCTGCGCTCGGTCCTGCTCGGCTGA
- the tsaB gene encoding tRNA (adenosine(37)-N6)-threonylcarbamoyltransferase complex dimerization subunit type 1 TsaB, which translates to MLLLAFDTATPAISVAVHDGSSVVAEATGEGAMAHGELLAPAIRTALQRAGAAPSDLTDVAVGVGPGPFTGLRVGVVTALSLGQTLGLTTHGVCSLDILAAEAAADFDEEFVVATDARRKEVYWGRFTPEGVRVTGPDVDYPETVAALGMPVVGRGGTLYADRFATVHDGPLDPSAAALARLVAGGTAAEVPLEPLYLRRPDATPQVATKRA; encoded by the coding sequence GTGCTGCTGCTCGCGTTCGACACCGCCACCCCGGCGATCTCCGTCGCCGTCCACGACGGCTCGTCCGTCGTCGCCGAGGCGACGGGGGAGGGCGCGATGGCGCACGGCGAGCTGCTGGCCCCCGCGATCCGCACCGCGCTCCAGCGCGCCGGCGCCGCTCCGTCCGACCTCACCGACGTCGCCGTCGGCGTGGGTCCCGGCCCGTTCACGGGCCTGCGGGTCGGTGTCGTCACCGCGCTGTCGCTGGGCCAGACGCTGGGCCTGACCACGCACGGCGTGTGCTCGCTCGACATCCTCGCGGCCGAGGCCGCCGCCGACTTCGACGAGGAGTTCGTCGTGGCCACGGACGCCCGGCGCAAGGAGGTCTACTGGGGCCGCTTCACGCCCGAGGGCGTGCGCGTCACCGGTCCCGACGTCGACTACCCCGAGACCGTGGCCGCCCTGGGCATGCCCGTGGTCGGTCGCGGCGGCACGCTCTACGCCGACCGCTTCGCGACGGTGCACGACGGTCCGCTCGACCCGTCGGCCGCCGCGCTGGCCCGCCTGGTCGCCGGCGGCACGGCCGCCGAGGTCCCGCTCGAGCCGCTCTACCTGCGCCGACCCGACGCGACACCGCAGGTCGCGACCAAGCGCGCATGA
- the rimI gene encoding ribosomal protein S18-alanine N-acetyltransferase gives MIRTAGLRDLDTLESIENASFGPDAWSSAQVRDELVGDRIVLALVDEFGVRGYASIRMFAPEAELMRIAVGLGSRRQGVGSQLLGAAQDAARARGAERLLLEVADDNEPALALYRRAGYRETGRRRGYYRSGADAVLMERDLSAPDATRSS, from the coding sequence ATGATCCGCACGGCGGGCCTGCGCGATCTGGACACGCTGGAGTCCATCGAGAACGCCAGCTTCGGGCCCGACGCGTGGTCGTCCGCCCAGGTCCGCGACGAGCTCGTCGGCGACCGCATCGTCCTGGCGCTCGTCGACGAGTTCGGGGTCCGTGGCTACGCCTCGATCCGGATGTTCGCGCCCGAGGCCGAGCTCATGCGGATCGCCGTGGGGCTGGGCTCGCGCCGCCAGGGCGTCGGCTCCCAGCTGCTCGGGGCCGCCCAGGACGCCGCCCGTGCCCGCGGTGCCGAGCGGCTGCTGCTCGAGGTCGCCGACGACAACGAGCCGGCCCTCGCGCTCTACCGCCGCGCCGGCTACCGCGAGACCGGCCGCCGCCGTGGCTACTACCGCTCGGGTGCCGACGCCGTGCTCATGGAGCGTGACCTCTCCGCGCCGGACGCGACGAGGTCGTCGTGA
- a CDS encoding DedA family protein: MSEVLDAIRAWPWFWAWLTFFVIVLLRAGGTYGIGRAIAAGVLREREPGPRVRAAMAQVERWGPPAVTVSFFTVGAQTAVNLGAGLARMSFPRYLTGLVPGAVIWASIWSTIGMSAFLAVFSGGSERLGWLFVLLVVVVVAVLLTRSFRQSAPARDTRAD; encoded by the coding sequence GTGAGCGAGGTGCTCGACGCGATCCGGGCGTGGCCGTGGTTCTGGGCGTGGCTGACGTTCTTCGTGATCGTGCTGCTGCGCGCCGGCGGCACCTATGGCATCGGCCGCGCGATCGCGGCCGGCGTGCTGCGCGAGCGCGAGCCCGGCCCCCGGGTGCGGGCCGCGATGGCGCAGGTCGAGCGCTGGGGCCCGCCAGCGGTCACCGTGAGCTTCTTCACGGTCGGCGCGCAGACCGCCGTGAACCTCGGCGCGGGCCTCGCGCGGATGTCATTCCCGCGCTATCTCACCGGCCTGGTGCCCGGCGCGGTCATCTGGGCGTCGATCTGGTCGACCATCGGGATGAGTGCCTTCCTGGCCGTCTTCTCGGGCGGATCCGAGCGTCTCGGGTGGCTCTTCGTGCTGCTCGTCGTGGTCGTCGTGGCGGTGTTGCTGACCCGCTCGTTCCGGCAGTCGGCGCCCGCCCGGGACACCCGCGCGGACTGA
- a CDS encoding DUF5709 domain-containing protein: MSDPRNQPPAPSQYLSQDQDQDTLLGRETHDPLDEGLTAPERWSAGEGYGTTAEEQRDGESFEQRLRQEQPDVDPEAEWSEDDLDDGEVGASRSGRLVDPEGGNGVDHVSELVGDDVGIDGAGASAEEAAVHVVEDE; encoded by the coding sequence ATGAGCGATCCCCGCAACCAGCCCCCGGCCCCTTCCCAGTACCTGAGCCAGGACCAGGACCAGGACACGCTGCTCGGTCGCGAGACCCATGATCCGCTGGACGAGGGCCTGACGGCCCCGGAGCGGTGGTCCGCGGGCGAGGGCTACGGCACCACCGCCGAGGAGCAGCGTGACGGCGAGTCGTTCGAGCAGCGTCTGCGTCAGGAGCAGCCCGACGTCGACCCCGAGGCCGAGTGGAGCGAGGACGACCTCGACGATGGTGAGGTCGGCGCCAGCCGCTCCGGTCGACTGGTCGATCCCGAGGGCGGGAACGGCGTCGACCACGTCTCCGAGCTGGTCGGCGACGACGTCGGCATCGACGGCGCCGGAGCCAGTGCCGAGGAGGCCGCCGTCCACGTCGTCGAGGACGAGTGA
- a CDS encoding lysophospholipid acyltransferase family protein: MRDLTYPPIIGTAKTLFKVLGMSFQTSGTEHIPREGGAILASNHVSYVDFVFNGLAAQPAGRLVRFMAKKEAFDHKVSGPIMRSMHHIPVDRAQGEASLHEAAEYARRGEIVGIFPEATISRSMEVKEIKTGAVRAAAEAGVPLVPMVVWGTQLLKTKDHDADLWGRGKTIALHVGEPIPVTGEDPVAETALLHESLTALLDKAIREYPVSPEGQWWAPARYGGTAPTPDEARQMDLDEKAAREAKRAERD; encoded by the coding sequence ATGCGCGACCTGACGTACCCGCCGATCATCGGCACGGCCAAGACGCTGTTCAAGGTGCTGGGCATGAGCTTCCAGACGTCCGGCACCGAGCACATCCCGCGTGAGGGCGGGGCGATCCTGGCCTCCAACCACGTCAGCTACGTCGACTTCGTCTTCAACGGACTCGCGGCCCAGCCGGCCGGCCGGCTCGTGCGGTTCATGGCGAAGAAGGAGGCGTTCGACCACAAGGTCTCGGGCCCGATCATGCGCTCGATGCACCACATCCCGGTCGATCGCGCGCAGGGCGAGGCCTCGCTGCACGAGGCCGCCGAGTACGCGCGGCGCGGCGAGATCGTCGGCATCTTCCCCGAGGCCACCATCAGCCGCTCGATGGAGGTCAAGGAGATCAAGACCGGCGCCGTCCGCGCCGCCGCCGAGGCCGGCGTGCCGCTCGTTCCGATGGTCGTGTGGGGCACCCAGCTGCTCAAGACGAAGGACCACGACGCCGACCTGTGGGGCCGCGGCAAGACGATCGCGCTGCACGTCGGCGAGCCGATCCCCGTCACGGGCGAGGACCCGGTGGCCGAGACCGCGCTCCTGCACGAGTCGCTCACGGCGCTGCTCGACAAGGCCATCCGCGAGTACCCCGTCTCGCCCGAGGGCCAGTGGTGGGCGCCCGCGCGCTACGGCGGCACCGCCCCCACGCCCGACGAGGCCCGCCAAATGGACCTCGACGAGAAGGCGGCCCGCGAGGCCAAGCGCGCCGAGCGCGACTGA
- the tsaD gene encoding tRNA (adenosine(37)-N6)-threonylcarbamoyltransferase complex transferase subunit TsaD, which produces MSEPLVLGIESSCDETGVGIVRGTTLLAHAVASSVEEHVRFGGVVPEVASRAHLEAMVPTLEQAYEQAGVDVRDVDAIAVTSGPGLTGALLVGVAAAKALALAHDKPLYGVNHLAAHVAVDQLEHGRYTEPSVALLVSGGHTELLLVNDIATDITLLGGTIDDAAGEAFDKVARLLGLPYPGGPEIDKVARDGDPKAIDFPRGLTTGRDLERYRWDFSFSGLKSAVARHVQHEERMGREVAVADVAASFQDSVCDVLSRKAIKACLEHDVPRLILGGGVAANGRLRHYVLERAEKAGVEVRIPKPSLCTDNGAMVAALGAEVVRRGIAPSSLDLAVDSSLPVTRIVAA; this is translated from the coding sequence GTGAGCGAACCGCTGGTCCTGGGCATCGAGTCCTCCTGCGACGAGACCGGCGTGGGCATCGTGCGGGGCACCACCCTGCTGGCCCATGCCGTGGCGTCGAGCGTGGAGGAGCACGTCCGCTTCGGTGGCGTCGTCCCCGAGGTCGCCAGCCGCGCGCACCTCGAGGCGATGGTGCCCACGCTCGAGCAGGCCTACGAGCAGGCGGGCGTCGACGTCCGCGACGTCGACGCGATCGCGGTCACCAGCGGCCCCGGCCTGACCGGCGCGCTGCTCGTCGGCGTGGCCGCGGCCAAGGCGCTGGCCCTCGCGCACGACAAGCCGCTCTACGGCGTCAACCACCTCGCCGCCCACGTGGCGGTCGACCAGCTCGAGCACGGCCGGTACACCGAGCCCTCGGTCGCGCTGCTGGTCAGCGGCGGCCACACCGAGCTGCTGCTGGTCAACGACATCGCCACCGACATCACGTTGCTGGGCGGCACGATCGACGACGCCGCCGGCGAGGCCTTCGACAAGGTCGCCCGCCTGCTCGGCCTGCCCTACCCGGGCGGTCCCGAGATCGACAAGGTCGCCCGCGACGGCGACCCGAAGGCGATCGACTTCCCGCGCGGCCTCACCACCGGCCGCGACCTCGAGCGGTACCGCTGGGACTTCTCGTTCTCCGGCCTGAAGAGCGCCGTCGCCCGCCACGTGCAGCACGAGGAGCGGATGGGCCGCGAGGTCGCCGTGGCCGACGTGGCCGCCTCGTTCCAGGACTCGGTGTGCGACGTGCTGAGCCGCAAGGCGATCAAGGCGTGCCTCGAGCACGACGTGCCGCGGCTGATCCTCGGCGGCGGTGTCGCGGCCAACGGCCGACTGCGCCACTACGTCCTGGAGCGGGCGGAGAAGGCAGGCGTCGAGGTCCGCATCCCGAAGCCGTCCCTGTGCACCGACAACGGCGCGATGGTCGCCGCCCTCGGCGCCGAGGTCGTCCGCCGCGGCATCGCCCCCAGCTCGCTCGACCTCGCCGTCGACTCGAGCCTCCCCGTCACCCGCATCGTCGCCGCCTGA